In Silene latifolia isolate original U9 population chromosome X, ASM4854445v1, whole genome shotgun sequence, the following proteins share a genomic window:
- the LOC141621118 gene encoding two-component response regulator ORR23-like, translating to MLPQVAFEKSVTTTSEASIALNMVKEDQNKFDIVICNVHMPDMDDSKLFELAELKPLIMMSTKLDMNLLKRGFAHGACEYMRKPVRLEELQNIWQHVIKREVFNKNSAKGKGQKRNVSVNNDEPSATKKSRLVWTTELHQKFLEAVNELGGLKKANPTKIQKQMNIEGLTRENVASHLRMYWKYMKRAENSSLASKEANIVTASSGQNSENNFQNADPSAQNKPPVYYWSVELHLKFLQVINQHGLEFLDKADHEEILKLMNVPKLDRENFNYHLQKYRHFIKTRGCDQKELLANMILGYQLVKEFNVPSANVFFPHS from the exons atgctacctcaggtggcatttgagaaatcag TTACAACAACAAGTGAAGCCAGTATAGCCCTGAACATGGTGAAAGAAGACCAGAACAAGTTTGATATTGTCATTTGTAATGTACACATGCCGGACATGGACGATTCTAAGTTGTTTGAGCTTGCGGAACTTAAACCTCTTATAA TGATGTCCACCAAACTCGATATGAATCTATTGAAAAGGGGGTTTGCACACGGAGCCTGCGAGTACATGCGTAAACCTGTTAGGTTGGAGGAACTTCAAAACATATGGCAGCATGTCATTAAGCGAGAGGTATTCAACAAGAATTCTGCTAAAGGGAAAGGACAAAAGAGAAATGTTTCTGTGAATAACGATGAACCATCTGCTACGAAGAAATCTCGTCTAGTTTGGACAACAGAGTTGCATCAAAAGTTTCTTGAAGCTGTCAATGAGCTGGGAGGTCTTAAAa AAGCGAATCCTACGAAAATACAGAAGCAGATGAATATTGAAGGCCTTACTCGGGAAAACGTGGCTTCTCATCTCCGT ATGTATTGGAAATATATGAAGCGTGCCGAAAATAGTTCTCTGGCTAGCAAGGAAGCCAACATAGTTACGGCTTCAAGTGGCCAGAATTCTGAGAATAATTTTCAGAATGCAGATCCTTCTGCACAGAACAAACCTCCTGTGTATTATTGGTCAGTGGAATTGCATCTAAAGTTTCTTCAAGTAATTAATCAGCACGGTCTCGAGTTTCTTGACA AAGCTGATCATGAGGAAATACTGAAACTAATGAATGTCCCAAAGCTTGACAGAGAAAATTTTAATTACCATCTTCAG AAATATAGGCACTTTATAAAGACAAGAGGGTGTGACCAGAAAGAGCTCTTGGCGAACATGATTTTAGGTTATCAACTCGTAAAAGAGTTCAATGTTCCCTCCGCGAATGTATTTTTTCCACATTCCTGA
- the LOC141621976 gene encoding uncharacterized protein LOC141621976 yields MNSFVDVGDSEDTGISQTCFTETLPLKEAISFVYDSGVVFSSLQVSLVYSISSGGSGSGSGSGSGSGSGSGSGSGSGSGSGSGSGSGSGSGSGSGSGSGSGSGSGSGSGSGFCGGGGISGGGGGGCSSGGGGGGCNCGGGGGGCRGGGGGGLRGGGGGGCRGGGGGGLRGGGGGGCLGGGGGGRRGGGGGGRRGGGGGGRRGGGGGRRSGGGGGLRTGGGGGLRTGGGGDRGGDRGGGRRCASVGKITTIRHKIHAIRSNTFMLPINDW; encoded by the exons ATGAATTCTTTTGTTGATGTTGGTGATTCTGAGGATACTGGTATTTCACAAACTTGTTTCACCGAAACTTTGCCTCTTAAAGAAGCTATAAGCTTCGTATATGATTCAGGCGTAGTATTCTCAAGTCTCCAAGTCTCTTTAGTGTATTCTATCTCTTCTGGTGGTTCTG GTTCTGGTTCTGGTTCGGGTTCGGGTTCTGGTTCGGGTTCTGGTTCGGGTTCGGGTTCTGGTTCGGGTTCTGGTTCTGGTTCGGGTTCGGGTTCGGGTTCGGGTTCTGGTTCTGGTTCTGGTTCTGGTTCTGGTTCTGGTTCTGGTTCTGGTTCTGGTTCAGGTTTTTGTGGCGGTGGTGGTATttctggtggtggtggtggtggttgtagttctggtggtggtggtggtggttgtaattgtggtggtgggggtggtggttgtcgtggtggggGTGGTGGGGGTCTTCGTGGTGGTGGgggtggtggttgtcgtggtggggGTGGTGGTGGTCTTCGTGGTGGTGGGGGGGGTGGTTGTCTTGGTGGTGGGGGTGGTGGTCGTCGTGGGGGTGGAGGTGGGGGTCgtcgtggtggtggcggtggtggtcgtcgtggaggtggtggtggtcgtcGTAGTGGGGGTGGTGGTGGTCTACGCACTGGTGGCGGTGGCGGTCTACGcactggtggtggtggtgatcgTGGTGGTGATCGTGGCGGTGGTCGTCGTTGCGCCAGTGTTGGCAAAATAACAACTATAAGGCACAAGATCCATGCTATCCGAAGTAACACCTTCATGCTTCCTATCAATGATTGGTAA
- the LOC141621993 gene encoding ribosome-inactivating protein lychnin-like, with translation MDELNGVTRANFIKEDCNELKDNHLFSDVEIKSQLPHEGNYVDLERVAKLTRAELELGINTLSSLVDTIYGSDYERNNKPKDIEQDLAKFALVAIQMIEQATHFKYIEEEVRDLGLEHRTFVPDAIFISLQNDLGMISELIYSSVDKTDCVTPVKVPGYPWDDIKPKMGLLKYKDLPSRLDDVPASLWRVFSAAMIVP, from the coding sequence ATGGACGAGTTAAATGGCGTTACTCGTGCTAATTTCATCAAAGAAGATTGCAATGAATTAAAGGACAATCATTTGTTTAGCGACGTAGAAATTAAGTCACAACTTCCTCATGAAGGCAATTATGTTGATCTTGAAAGAGTTGCGAAATTAACTAGGGCAGAGCTTGAGCTAGGTATCAATACTTTATCATCCTTAGTTGATACGATATATGGGTCGGATTATGAACGTAATAATAAACCTAAGGACATCGAGCAAGACTTAGCTAAGTTTGCGCTAGTAGCTATCCAAATGATCGAGCAAGCGACACATTTCAAATACATCGAGGAAGAGGTGAGGGATCTTGGACTAGAGCATAGGACATTTGTCCCGGATGCAATTTTTATTTCCTTACAGAACGATTTGGGGATGATCTCCGAACTTATTTACTCATCAGTTGATAAAACTGATTGTGTGACACCGGTGAAGGTGCCCGGTTATCCATGGGACGATATCAAGCCAAAAATGGGTCTCCTCAAGTATAAAGACCTTCCCTCTCGGTTAGACGATGTTCCTGCTTCTTTATGGAGGGTATTTTCGGCAGCAATGATCGTACCCTAA